From a region of the Alnus glutinosa chromosome 1, dhAlnGlut1.1, whole genome shotgun sequence genome:
- the LOC133851880 gene encoding CMP-sialic acid transporter 3: MKNGVVECSVCHSKLVSPTSKTVSRAYDRYKTRVSSKQRALKVILVVGDCILVGLQPILVYMSKVDGSFKFSPISVNFLTEVAKLIFAIVMLLLQARHQKVGEKPLLSISTFVQAARNNVLLAVPALLYAINNYLKFTMQLYFNPATVKMLSNMKVLVIAVLLKIIMRRRFSTIQWEALALLLIGISVNQLRSLPEGTTALGLPVATGAYICTVIFVTVPSMASVYNEYALKSQYDTSIYLQNLFLYGYGAIFNFLGILGTVIVKGPSSFDILQGHSKATMLLIANNAAQGILSSFFFKYADTILKKYSSTVATIFTGIASAALFGHTLTINFLLGISIVFISMHQFFSSLSKVRDEQQNGKIEPIDVHDNHKSKDSFINMAAGVNEEATHRVVSNERQPLLPT, encoded by the exons ATGAAGAACGGGGTGGTAGAATGCAGCGTCTGCCATTCAAAGTTGGTTTCCCCAACCAGCAAAACTGTGTCAAGGGCTTATGACCGATACAAGACCAGGGTGTCATCCAAGCAACGTGCCCTTAAAGTTATCTTGGTTGTTGGTGATTGTATCCTAGTTGGTTTACAG CCTATTCTGGTTTATATGTCCAAGGTGGATGGGAGTTTCAAGTTTAGCCCAATTAGTGTCAATTTTTTGACAGAGGTTGCAAAGCTTATCTTTGCTATTGTTATGCTCTTGTTGCAG GCTCGGCATCAAAAGGTTGGGGAGAAGCCTCTTCTCTCAATTTCCACATTTGTGCAG GCAGCTCGAAACAATGTGCTTCTTGCTGTTCCAGCACTTCTTTATGCTATTAATAACTACCTAAAGTTCACAATGCAG CTATATTTCAATCCTGCGACGGTGAAGATGCTGAGCAATATGAAG GTTTTGGTAATTGCTGTTTTGTTAAAGATAATAATGAGACGCCGGTTTTCCACTATTCAG tgGGAAGCTCTTGCTCTGTTGCTTATTGGGATTAGCGTAAATCAGTTGCGTTCTTTACCTGAAGGTACCACTGCTTTGGGTCTTCCAGTTGCAACAGGAGCATACATCTGCACAGTGATCTTT GTAACTGTTCCATCTATGGCCTCTGTCTACAATGAGTATGCTTTAAAAAGCCAATATGATACAAGCATTTACCTCCAG AACTTATTTCTGTACGGATATGGTGCTATATTCAACTTTCTAGGAATATTGGGAACTGTCATTGTCAAAG GTCCTAGTAGCTTTGATATCTTGCAAGGTCATTCAAAAGCTACTATGCTTCTGATAGCTAACAATGCAGCACAAGGAAttctatcttcttttttcttcaaatacgcAG ATACAATTTTGAAGAAGTACTCATCAACAGTCGCTACGATCTTTACGGGCATAGCATCTGCTGCGTTGTTTGGTCATACTTTGACTATAAACTTTTTGTTAGGAATTTCGATTGTATTCATCTCAATGCACCAG TTCTTTTCATCCCTTTCTAAAGTCAGAGATGAACAACAAAATGGGAAGATAGAACCAATAGATGTTCACGATAACCACAA GTCAAAAGATTCTTTCATAAATATGGCTGCTGGAGTAAATGAAGAG GCAACTCATCGTGTAGTATCTAATGAGAGACAGCCACTTCTTCCCACCTAA
- the LOC133851872 gene encoding uncharacterized protein LOC133851872, with amino-acid sequence MALAFFWNLQNLWPFSMLKYDDLRVSDELVRKLSLPKHTKQFVYAVREPETQSVIYILAAQNLSERSALDAEYLIREVRPDAVVAQVGHLPLTEIQSEESELRIGVHHPVPTSSFGVLKRCFIDKFNKEKYENVAGNLVLQEIFGIGFHGHFLVAKKAAEESGSAFLLLESPFLKCSGGDDSSGKLDAGNKFQGLVSSLVPQKAGSVVLLASKRFCLTSDVQTQMVKSLSTYMDLSISRFSHSSSSSVLEVGSKEIQARCSYEAPPFAQSIYPLLEDLHNIFFDLPSIRSALAHAQKMLLDVNRGEIVETRIISEVYTFRIAVEGLRIALNNAGRLPVDKIGNPKSAKIEFSELPDEDKSHVLLAQALRSQTKKFKTIVAVVDASGLAGLRKHWNTLVPPEIKGLVEQLVMNCEGDAELSNHTDRKRLLTGKPVVAVGAGATAVFGASYLSKVVPASTVMKVVTFKIPASLKLVLTQTQKVVELTLGKTLASSKVVAPGIASHGAKTTTVLKATASAEKIRAVAHSVIASAQKTSFSAMRSAFYEIMRKRRVRPIGFLPWATFGCSVGACTGLLVCGDGIECAAESLPEAPSIASLGRGIQSLHRASQLVTQTDGTRIQKSIESLMYGLKKVKVQ; translated from the coding sequence ATGGCCCTTGCGTTTTTCTGGAACCTCCAGAACCTATGGCCTTTTTCGATGCTAAAATATGATGACCTGAGAGTGTCAGATGAATTGGTCCGCAAACTTTCACTACCCAAACACACAAAACAATTTGTTTACGCGGTTCGTGAGCCCGAAACTCAGTCCGTGATTTACATCCTCGCTGCTCAGAATTTATCCGAGCGATCAGCTTTAGACGCTGAGTATCTTATTAGGGAGGTTAGACCTGATGCCGTTGTGGCCCAGGTGGGTCATTTGCCACTGACTGAAATTCAATCGGAAGAGAGTGAATTGAGAATTGGTGTTCATCACCCAGTTCCCACTTCTTCGTTTGGAGTGCTTAAGCGGTGTTTTATTGATAAGTTTAATAAGGAGAAGTATGAGAATGTTGCTGGCAACTTGGTTTTGCAAGAGATTTTTGGGATTGGTTTTCATGGACATTTTCTGGTTGCCAAGAAGGCGGCTGAGGAGTCTGGATCAGCATTCTTGTTGCTCGAATCACCCTTTTTGAAATGTTCTGGTGGGGATGACAGCTCGGGTAAACTTGATGCAGGGAACAAGTTTCAAGGTCTAGTTAGTAGTTTGGTTCCTCAGAAAGCGGGTTCTGTTGTTCTTTTGGCTTCGAAGAGATTTTGCCTTACCAGTGATGTTCAGACACAGATGGTGAAGTCGTTATCAACATATATGGATCTATCAATATCAAGGTTTAGTCACTCGAGTTCGAGTTCTGTATTGGAGGTGGGTTCAAAGGAAATTCAAGCTAGATGCAGTTACGAGGCACCACCGTTTGCTCAGTCCATTTATCCATTACTTGAGGATCTACATAATATATTTTTCGACCTCCCATCAATCAGGAGTGCTCTAGCTCATGCACAGAAGATGCTTCTTGATGTTAACAGAGGTGAAATTGTGGAAACCCGCATCATATCTGAGGTATACACCTTTCGAATTGCAGTCGAGGGGCTGAGAATTGCTTTAAACAATGCTGGTCGGCTACCTGTTGACAAAATAGGGAATCCCAAGTCAGCTAAGATCGAGTTTTCGGAGCTTCCGGATGAGGACAAGTCACACGTGCTCCTTGCACAGGCCCTTCGAAGCCAGACTAAGAAGTTCAAGACTATAGTAGCAGTAGTGGATGCTAGTGGCTTAGCAGGTCTTAGGAAACACTGGAACACTCTTGTTCCTCCAGAGATCAAAGGTTTGGTTGAACAGCTTGTTATGAATTGTGAAGGCGATGCGGAACTTTCAAATCATACCGACAGGAAAAGATTATTGACTGGTAAACCTGTGGTGGCAGTTGGGGCGGGGGCAACAGCAGTTTTTGGAGCTTCGTATCTCTCTAAAGTTGTTCCTGCATCAACTGTCATGAAAGTTGTAACATTCAAAATTCCTGCTTCGCTTAAACTCGTTCTGACCCAAACTCAGAAGGTAGTGGAACTAACCCTTGGCAAGACTCTTGCCTCATCAAAAGTTGTAGCTCCAGGTATTGCAAGTCATGGAGCCAAAACAACAACTGTCTTGAAGGCAACTGCTTCTGCTGAGAAGATCCGGGCAGTAGCCCACAGTGTTATAGCCTCTGCTCAGAAGACCAGCTTTTCAGCCATGAGATCAGCATTCTATGAAATAATGAGGAAACGACGGGTACGGCCAATCGGTTTCCTACCATGGGCAACATTTGGGTGTAGTGTTGGAGCTTGCACAGGCTTGCTTGTATGTGGAGATGGGATTGAATGTGCTGCTGAATCTCTACCTGAAGCTCCTTCAATTGCCAGTTTGGGACGTGGTATTCAAAGTTTACACCGGGCATCTCAATTAGTGACCCAGACAGATGGCACCAGAATACAGAAATCTATAGAATCCCTAATGTATGGATTGAAGAAAGTAAAGGTTCAATAA